A DNA window from Mesorhizobium sp. C432A contains the following coding sequences:
- a CDS encoding MFS transporter: MLPLIALFIAAFAFGTTEFVIAGVLPQVADGLSVSIPTSGYLVSGYAGGIAIGGPLLALATKGISRKTLLLCLTVAFTIGQAACALAPDFASMLLLRIAVAVAHGAYFGVAMVVAVGLVPEDKRGMAVAVILSGLTVSNVIGVPAGTAIGNLWGWRATFWVMCALGVVAFAAMAALLPRTTGASRPSASLGSEVRVLARQQVWTSLILMLTLMIGQFGLFTYITPTLLEVTHLDESLIAWVLLLNGVGATVGVFLGGKLSDWKLMPSLITMLALQAVMLGVIYAVSPYPVPMVIAIVIWGGLNFAIGTPIQTRILAWTADASNLASSLIPSGFNVGIALAASLGAAMLNAGYGYRSLPVVGAAAMLVAVVVALASYIWEGRSRAAPPLPAPAE; encoded by the coding sequence ATGCTTCCGCTCATTGCCCTGTTCATCGCCGCCTTCGCTTTCGGCACCACCGAATTCGTCATTGCCGGCGTGCTGCCGCAAGTGGCCGACGGCCTTAGCGTTTCGATCCCGACCTCCGGCTATCTCGTCTCAGGCTATGCCGGCGGCATCGCGATTGGCGGGCCATTGCTGGCGCTCGCCACCAAGGGCATTTCCCGCAAGACGCTGCTGCTTTGCCTGACCGTCGCCTTCACCATCGGCCAGGCCGCTTGCGCGCTGGCGCCCGATTTTGCCTCGATGCTGCTCTTGCGCATTGCGGTCGCCGTCGCACACGGCGCCTATTTCGGAGTCGCCATGGTGGTGGCTGTCGGCCTCGTGCCCGAGGACAAGCGCGGCATGGCCGTGGCTGTGATCCTCTCCGGCCTCACAGTATCCAATGTCATCGGCGTGCCGGCCGGCACCGCAATCGGCAATCTCTGGGGCTGGCGCGCCACCTTCTGGGTGATGTGCGCGCTGGGCGTGGTGGCGTTTGCCGCCATGGCTGCGCTTTTGCCGCGCACGACAGGCGCATCAAGGCCATCCGCCAGTCTTGGCAGCGAGGTTCGCGTGCTGGCGCGCCAGCAAGTCTGGACCTCGCTGATCCTGATGCTGACGTTGATGATCGGCCAGTTCGGCCTGTTCACCTACATCACCCCGACACTGCTTGAGGTGACCCATCTCGACGAGAGCCTGATCGCCTGGGTGCTGCTGCTCAACGGCGTCGGCGCCACCGTCGGTGTCTTTCTCGGCGGCAAGCTTTCCGATTGGAAGCTGATGCCGTCGCTGATCACCATGCTTGCCCTGCAGGCGGTGATGTTGGGCGTGATCTATGCCGTCAGCCCCTACCCCGTGCCGATGGTCATCGCCATCGTTATCTGGGGTGGCCTCAACTTCGCCATAGGCACGCCGATCCAGACCCGCATCCTGGCCTGGACGGCGGACGCCTCCAACCTCGCCTCCTCGCTCATCCCCTCCGGCTTCAATGTCGGCATCGCGCTCGCCGCGTCGCTGGGCGCCGCCATGCTCAATGCCGGCTACGGCTACCGCAGCCTGCCGGTTGTGGGCGCTGCCGCCATGCTGGTCGCGGTGGTGGTGGCACTTGCCTCCTACATCTGGGAGGGGCGCAGCCGGGCAGCGCCGCCGCTGCCCGCACCGGCCGAATAG
- a CDS encoding Na/Pi cotransporter family protein, translating into MSGSVVLLHLAGAVALMLFATRMVKTGVERAYGDVLRHRLRSTMRNPIMAVLAGCGLSIALQSSTAVTLLVGSFAGAGIVSGMSGQLAVRGAEIGSALVVKLLTFDLTLLVPICLVAGTVMFMATERRDWRQFGRILVGIGLLVLSLEMIGQASEPLRQSTLMPLIIEYFSSDYVTAYLLAALVTWLFHSSIAAVLLMVTLAGRGFIPPELGIVLVLGVNLGSSIIAPLLTRSAEPGVRVVPIGNLLMRGMGSLVMLILFMTLKPPVAFLGATVPDQIVNAHILFNVLILLAGLPLASLIYRASEKIVAMGTKPAPATELDVVELSALNDGALDVPSQALANATREVVRVCETVEIMLKRIIELYESADGDKIKALAALDDRVDRKHAAIKLYLAKLTRNSLTEDEALRCQELIGACVKLEQVGDIIVRNMLVHVKKKFERGLEFTPEGWSELLAFHTSVLANARLAFNVLVSRDPETARQLVLEKDRLRDREKETSASHFVRLRDGTAKSVETSSIHLDTIRDLKQINSLLASMAYPVLEERGLLGGSRLKAS; encoded by the coding sequence GATCATGGCGGTTTTGGCCGGCTGCGGCCTGTCCATCGCGCTGCAGAGCTCGACCGCCGTCACGCTTCTCGTCGGCTCCTTCGCCGGCGCCGGCATCGTCTCGGGCATGTCGGGCCAATTGGCTGTGCGCGGCGCCGAGATCGGCTCGGCGCTGGTGGTCAAGCTCTTGACCTTCGATCTGACGCTGCTGGTGCCGATCTGCCTCGTTGCCGGCACGGTCATGTTCATGGCCACCGAGCGGCGCGATTGGCGCCAGTTCGGCCGTATCCTGGTCGGCATCGGCCTTTTGGTGCTGTCGCTGGAAATGATCGGCCAGGCCTCGGAGCCGCTGCGGCAGAGCACGCTGATGCCGCTCATCATCGAATATTTCTCCAGCGACTACGTCACCGCCTATCTGCTCGCCGCGCTCGTTACCTGGTTGTTCCATTCCTCGATCGCCGCGGTTCTCTTGATGGTCACGCTGGCCGGCCGCGGCTTCATCCCGCCCGAACTCGGCATCGTGCTGGTGCTCGGCGTCAATCTCGGCTCGTCGATCATCGCGCCGCTGCTCACCCGAAGTGCCGAACCTGGCGTGCGCGTCGTGCCGATCGGCAATCTGTTGATGCGCGGCATGGGCTCGCTGGTGATGCTGATCCTGTTCATGACGCTGAAGCCACCGGTCGCCTTCCTCGGCGCCACCGTGCCCGACCAGATCGTCAACGCCCACATCCTGTTCAATGTGCTGATCCTGCTCGCCGGCCTGCCGCTTGCCAGCCTGATCTATCGTGCCTCTGAGAAGATCGTGGCAATGGGCACCAAGCCGGCGCCTGCTACAGAGCTCGATGTGGTCGAACTCTCCGCCCTCAACGACGGCGCGCTCGACGTTCCGAGCCAGGCGCTGGCCAACGCCACCCGCGAGGTGGTGCGCGTCTGCGAGACGGTCGAGATCATGCTCAAGCGCATCATCGAGCTGTATGAAAGCGCCGACGGCGACAAGATCAAGGCGCTGGCCGCCCTTGACGACCGCGTCGACAGGAAGCACGCGGCGATCAAGCTCTATCTGGCCAAATTGACCAGGAACTCGCTCACAGAGGACGAGGCGCTGCGCTGCCAGGAGCTGATAGGCGCCTGCGTCAAGCTCGAGCAGGTCGGCGACATCATCGTGCGCAACATGCTGGTGCATGTGAAGAAGAAGTTCGAGCGCGGGCTGGAGTTCACGCCCGAGGGCTGGAGCGAGCTGCTCGCCTTCCACACCTCGGTGCTGGCCAATGCCAGGCTTGCCTTCAACGTGCTGGTGTCGCGCGACCCTGAGACTGCCCGCCAGTTGGTGCTGGAAAAGGACCGGCTGCGCGACCGCGAAAAGGAAACCAGCGCCAGCCATTTCGTGCGCCTGCGCGACGGCACCGCCAAGAGCGTCGAGACAAGTTCCATCCACCTCGACACCATCCGCGACCTGAAGCAGATCAACTCGCTGCTGGCGTCGATGGCCTACCCGGTGCTGGAAGAGCGCGGCCTGCTCGGCGGCTCCAGGTTGAAGGCGAGCTGA
- the carA gene encoding glutamine-hydrolyzing carbamoyl-phosphate synthase small subunit has product MAEMTPELTPPWATEKPTAVLVLADGTVIEGRGLGATGSAVAEVCFNTALTGYQEILTDPSYAGQIVTFTFPHIGNIGTNDEDIEDLNPVARAGAVGAVFKADVTNPSNYRADTGLDQWLKKRGVVALSGIDTRALTALIREKGMPNAVIAHAPDGIFDIDDLKRRAAAWSGLIGLDLAKEVTSGQSSVWRETPWVWNEGFGEQAEPSMHVVAIDYGVKRNILRLLSGLGAKVTVVPAGTGSEEILAMQPDGIFLSNGPGDPEATGDYAVPVIQDLLKTDIPVFGICLGHQMLALALGGKTAKMHQGHHGANHPVKDHTTGKVEIVSMNHGFAVDADSLPEGVEETHVSLFDGSNCGIALTGRPVFSVQHHPEASPGPQDSHYLFRRFVNLIREKRGEELLAERV; this is encoded by the coding sequence ATGGCCGAGATGACCCCCGAACTGACCCCGCCTTGGGCAACCGAAAAGCCGACCGCCGTCCTGGTGCTGGCCGACGGCACCGTCATCGAGGGTCGCGGCCTCGGCGCCACCGGTTCCGCCGTTGCCGAAGTCTGCTTCAACACCGCGCTCACCGGCTACCAGGAAATTCTCACCGACCCGTCCTATGCCGGCCAGATCGTCACCTTCACCTTCCCGCATATCGGCAACATCGGCACCAATGACGAGGACATCGAGGACTTGAACCCGGTCGCCCGTGCAGGCGCCGTTGGCGCGGTGTTCAAGGCCGATGTCACCAACCCGTCCAACTACCGCGCCGACACCGGGCTGGACCAGTGGCTGAAGAAGCGCGGCGTCGTCGCGCTGTCGGGCATCGACACCCGGGCGCTGACCGCGCTGATCCGCGAAAAGGGCATGCCCAATGCCGTCATTGCGCACGCGCCCGACGGCATCTTCGACATCGACGATTTGAAGCGGCGCGCCGCCGCCTGGTCGGGCCTGATCGGGCTTGACCTCGCCAAGGAAGTCACCTCGGGCCAGTCCTCGGTCTGGCGTGAAACGCCCTGGGTATGGAACGAAGGCTTTGGCGAACAGGCCGAGCCGTCGATGCACGTCGTCGCCATCGACTACGGCGTCAAGCGTAACATCCTTCGCCTGCTTTCCGGCCTCGGCGCCAAGGTCACCGTGGTTCCGGCCGGCACCGGCTCGGAAGAGATCCTGGCCATGCAGCCCGACGGCATCTTCCTCTCCAACGGCCCCGGCGACCCGGAAGCCACCGGCGACTACGCCGTGCCGGTCATCCAGGACCTGCTCAAGACCGACATCCCGGTATTCGGCATCTGCCTCGGCCACCAGATGCTGGCCCTGGCGCTGGGCGGCAAGACCGCCAAGATGCACCAGGGCCATCACGGCGCCAACCACCCGGTCAAGGATCATACCACCGGCAAGGTCGAGATCGTCTCGATGAACCACGGCTTTGCCGTCGATGCCGACTCGTTGCCCGAGGGCGTCGAGGAAACCCATGTCTCGCTGTTCGACGGCTCCAACTGCGGCATTGCGCTCACGGGCCGTCCGGTGTTCTCGGTCCAGCATCACCCCGAGGCCTCGCCCGGTCCGCAGGACTCGCACTATCTGTTCCGCCGTTTCGTCAATCTGATCCGCGAAAAGCGCGGCGAGGAACTGCTGGCCGAACGGGTTTGA
- a CDS encoding GNAT family N-acetyltransferase — MIEIVKPTLEHLPSYKAALERGWSPDNVRLMEATREQLAAIDEDPAAFLASLDDPEAKGGPITLPDGTTVPRLPGFRRWIWDGEAAGSIGFRWQPGTAALPSHVLGHIGYAVVPWKRGRGYATEALRLMLDEARAVGLPYVEITTALDNPASQKVVLANGGRVVGPFIKDAAYGGAESLLFRIDL; from the coding sequence ATAATCGAAATCGTCAAACCCACGCTCGAACATCTGCCCTCCTACAAGGCGGCGCTCGAGCGTGGCTGGTCGCCGGACAATGTCCGGCTGATGGAAGCGACGCGCGAGCAACTTGCGGCGATCGACGAGGATCCCGCGGCGTTCCTTGCCAGCCTCGACGATCCCGAGGCCAAAGGAGGCCCGATTACCTTGCCGGACGGCACGACCGTGCCGCGGCTCCCGGGGTTCCGGCGCTGGATCTGGGACGGCGAGGCCGCCGGCTCGATCGGCTTTCGCTGGCAGCCGGGTACGGCCGCGCTGCCGTCGCATGTGCTCGGCCATATCGGCTATGCCGTGGTGCCGTGGAAGCGCGGACGAGGCTATGCGACCGAGGCGCTGCGGCTGATGCTGGACGAGGCGAGGGCTGTTGGTTTGCCATATGTCGAGATCACCACCGCCCTCGACAATCCGGCCTCGCAGAAGGTGGTGCTGGCCAATGGCGGCCGTGTGGTCGGTCCGTTCATCAAGGACGCCGCGTATGGCGGCGCCGAGAGTTTGTTGTTCCGGATCGATTTGTAG
- a CDS encoding GatB/YqeY domain-containing protein, protein MRAKIAESLKSAMKAQDKHRLPTLRLIQAAIHDRDIANRGSAKDPASDEEILQILAKMVKQREESAKAFEDGKRPELAAQERGEMEIIRGFLPTPLDDAAVTAAAREAIVATGAASQKDMGKVIAALKQKYAGQMDFGKASGIVKGLLQ, encoded by the coding sequence ATGCGCGCAAAAATCGCTGAATCCCTGAAAAGCGCGATGAAGGCGCAGGACAAGCACCGCCTGCCGACGCTGCGGCTCATCCAGGCCGCCATTCACGACCGCGACATCGCCAATCGCGGCTCGGCCAAGGACCCCGCCAGCGACGAGGAGATCCTGCAGATCCTGGCCAAAATGGTGAAGCAGCGCGAGGAATCGGCCAAGGCGTTCGAGGACGGCAAGCGCCCGGAACTGGCGGCGCAGGAGCGTGGCGAGATGGAGATCATCCGCGGCTTCCTGCCGACGCCGTTGGACGACGCCGCCGTAACAGCTGCGGCGCGCGAGGCGATCGTTGCGACCGGTGCCGCCAGCCAAAAGGACATGGGCAAGGTGATCGCCGCGCTGAAGCAGAAATATGCCGGCCAGATGGATTTCGGCAAGGCCAGCGGCATCGTCAAAGGCCTGCTGCAGTAA